Proteins encoded in a region of the Suncus etruscus isolate mSunEtr1 chromosome 1, mSunEtr1.pri.cur, whole genome shotgun sequence genome:
- the ZMYND15 gene encoding LOW QUALITY PROTEIN: zinc finger MYND domain-containing protein 15 (The sequence of the model RefSeq protein was modified relative to this genomic sequence to represent the inferred CDS: inserted 10 bases in 7 codons; substituted 2 bases at 2 genomic stop codons) has translation MEFVSGYRDEFLDFAALLFGWFRKFMSERGASGXSLEGRWRQLEAQVRKLPQDPALWVLHVLPNSSXGISLGQGAEQGPGSGLGLPRSWRXPPLHLQDLSPYVSFVSLEEGEEEEEENREREXRXSNAESEENGDPAPASKESPQEANLSGSPKSLDRKQEELRXCCPVNRAEDEAGPEKRKGRTSEAAPLHLSCLLLVTDEYGTILGIDLLMDGVQGIQSXGLRSESLARRAYALLCHSMACPMGSGDPRKPRQLTVGDAELHGELESLVPRLGVKLAKTPMRTWVPXPGFTFASLRARTCHVCHXHSFEVKLTPCPQCNAVLYCGEACLRTDWSRCPDDVSHRFWCPRLAAFMERSGELATLPFTYTAEVTSENFNKEAFLASRGLTRGYWTQLSMLIPGPGTPSHPRGNMPSLSLLLSGDPYQLLQGDGPALMPPVPSDPPKGLFGSWQDYYSWRGLSLDSPMAVLLTYPLTVYYVITHLVPQSFPELNIQNKQSLKIHVVEAGKEFDLIMVFWELLVLLPNVALELQFVGDGLPPESDQQHFTLQRDGPKVSVRSGPGASARLSSGTKEKGGRRDLQIKVSARPYHLLQGPKPDLVIGFNSGFGLKDTWLSLLPRLQSLRVPAFFTESSEYGYTMDVQTMAGATGGGTSPPLPNPFRSPFRLRAADNCMPWYCNAFVFHLIYKPAQGSGVRPAPGPAPAVPTPAAPPAPPRRRRAEKKPGRGTRRRR, from the exons ATGGAATTCGTGTCTGGTTACCGAGATGAGTTCCTTGATTTTGCTGCCCTTCTCTTTGGCTGGTTCCGCAAGTTCATGTCAGAGCGTGGAGCTTCAG CCAGCCTTGAAGGCCGTTGGCGGCAGCTGGAGGCTCAGGTCAGAAAACTGCCTCAGGACCCTGCCCTTTGGGTGCTCCATGTCTTGCCCAATAGCA GTGGCATCAGCCTTGGACAAGGGGCAGAGCAAGGCCCAGGATCAGGCCTGGGGTTGCCCCGCTCTTGGAGATGACCCCCACTCCACCTTCAAGACCTAAGCCCCTATGTTAGCTTTGTCAGcctggaggaaggagaagaggaagaggaagagaatagagaaagagagTAAAG CTCTAATGCAGAGTCTGAGGAGAATGGGGACCCAGCCCCTGCCAGCAAGGAGTCCCCACAAGAAGCAAATCTATCAGGGAGTCCAAAGAGCCTGGACAGGAAACAGGAAGAGTTGAG ATGCTGCCCAGTGAATAGAGCTGAGGATGAAGCCGGGCCTGAAAAGAGGAAGGGACGGACAAGTG aGGCTGCCCCCCTTCATCTTTCCTGCCTCTTACTGGTGACTGATGAATATGGCACTATCTTGGGCATTGACCTGTTAATGGATGGAGTCCAAGGAATACAAT AGGGCTTAAGATCAGAGAGCCTGGCTCGTCGGGCCTATGCTCTCCTCTGCCACAGCATGGCCTGCCCCATGGGCTCTGGAGACCCCAGAAAGCCCCGACAGCTTACCGTGGGAGACGCCGAACTACATGG AGAACTGGAGAGTCTGGTTCCAAGACTGGGAGTGAAATTAGCTAAAACCCCAATGCGAACCTGGGTCCC GCCAGGCTTCACCTTTGCCTCCCTTCGGGCTCGGACCTGCCATGTTTGTC CGCACAGCTTTGAAGTGAAGTTGACACCCTG CCCTCAGTGTAATGCTGTCTTGTACTGCGGAGAGGCATGTCTCCGGACTGACTGGAGCCGATGCCCAGATGATGTGAGCCACCGATTTTGGTGCCCCAGGCTTGCAGCCTTCATGGAGCGGTCAGGAGAACTAGCAACTCTGCCTTTTACCTACACTGCAG AAGTGACCAGTGAAAACTTTAACAAGGAGGCTTTCCTGGCCTCCAGGGGCCTCACTCGTGGCTACTGGACCCAACTCAGCATGCTAATTCCAGGCCCTGGAACCCCGAGTCACCCCCGCGGCAACATGCCATCTCTCAGTCTTCTTCTCAGTG GAGATCCCTACCAACTTCTCCAGGGGGATGGGCCAGCCCTGATGCCGCCTGTGCCCTCAGATCCACCCAAGGGGCTCTTCG GCTCATGGCAGGATTACTACTCATGGAGGGGCCTCAGCTTGGACTCTCCTATGGCTGTGCTTCTCACTTACCCACTGACTGTGTACTACGTCATCACCCATCTGGTGCCTCAGTCCT TCCCTGAGCTCAACATCCAGAACAAACAGTCACTGAAAATCCATGTGGTGGAAGCCGGGAAGGAGTTTGACCTGATCATGGTGTTCTGG GAGCTCTTGGTCTTACTCCCCAATGTTGCCCTGGAGCTGCAGTTTGTAGGTGATGGTCTGCCTCCAGAGAGTGACCAGCAGCATTTTACCCTGCAGAGG GATGGTCCCAAAGTATCTGTCCGTTCGGGTCCCGGAGCATCAGCACGCCTCAGCTCTGGGACTAAAGAAAAGGGTGGCCGCAGAGACCTGCAGATCAAGGTTTCTGCCCGGCCCTACCACTTGCTTCAGGGGCCCAAGCCTGACCTGGTTATTG GATTTAACTCCGGTTTTGGTCTCAAGGACACCTGGCTGAGCTTGCTGCCCAGGTTACAG TCCCTCCGAGTGCCGGCCTTCTTCACCGAGAGCAGCGAGTACGGCTACACGATGGATGTCCAGACCATGGCGGGGGCCACCGGCGGGGGCACCAGCCCTCCTCTGCCCAACCCCTTTCGCTCCCCCTTTAGACTCAGAGCCGCTGACAACTGCATGCCCTG GTACTGCAACGCCTTTGTCTTCCACCTGATCTACAAGCCCGCGCAGGGCAGCGGGGTTCGCCCCGCACCGGGTCCCGCTCCCGCAGTCCCGACCCCGGCTGCTCCGCCCGCCCCACCCCGAAGGCGTCGAGCGGAGAAAAAGCCCGGCCGGGGGACCCGTCGGCGCAGGTGA
- the MED11 gene encoding LOW QUALITY PROTEIN: mediator of RNA polymerase II transcription subunit 11 (The sequence of the model RefSeq protein was modified relative to this genomic sequence to represent the inferred CDS: deleted 1 base in 1 codon), with product MATYSLANERLRVLEDIEREIGAILQNAGSETDRDLELSKEKTNERLLDRQAAAFMASVQHVEAELSSQIRYLTQVATGQPHEGSSYSSRKDCQMALKRVDYACLKLSDVARTCEQMLES from the exons ATGGCTACCTACAGCCTGGCGAATGAACGGCTGCGCGTCCTAGAAGACATCGAACGGGAAATCGGCGCCATTCTTCAGAATGCAGGTTCGGAGAC GGACCGTGATCTTGAACTGTCCAAAGAAAAGACCAACGAGCGGCTTCTAGATCGTCAGGCGGCAGCCTTCATGGCGTCG GTGCAACACGTGGAGGCAGAACTGTCATCTCAGATCCGCTACCTCACACAG GTGGCAACAGGGCAGCCCCATGAAGGTTCCAGCTATTCTTCAAGAAAGGACTGCCAGATGGCCCTGAAGCGTGTGGACTATGCTTGCCTCAAGCTCAGTGATGTGGCCCGAACCTGTGAGCAGATGCTGGAAAGCTAG